The proteins below are encoded in one region of Pseudomonas putida NBRC 14164:
- a CDS encoding MATE family efflux transporter has product MSQLSADWRHRPTHHKVWALAAPMILSNISVPLVALVDSTVIGHLPHAHQLGAVAVGATLFTFMVGLMGFLRMGSTGFAAQAAGRGDGAALRQVLVQGLLLAVGFAVLIGLLAIPFSQLALHAMQPSAALQQSTEDFFHTRLLGLPAALASYALVGWFLGTQNARAPLAILLTTNLLNIVLNLWFVLGLDWGVLGSARASVIAEWSAALLGLALTRPALRAYPGQVAWAALKRWQAWRPLLAVNRDIFLRSLALQLVFLLITVQGARLGESTVAANALLLNGLLLTAYALDGLAHAVEALCGHAIGARDRDTLRRSLVVACGWSLITSLGFAGLFLLGGHLFIDLQTDIDSVRTAAYPYLPYLALLPLIAVWSYLLDGLFIGATRAREMRNAMLVSVLIALPVAVGMSGFGNHGLWLAFLGFMGLRAVTLGWVGWRLQQKGEWIA; this is encoded by the coding sequence ATGTCCCAACTCTCTGCCGATTGGCGCCACCGCCCTACCCACCACAAGGTCTGGGCGCTGGCCGCGCCGATGATCCTGTCCAACATCTCCGTGCCGCTGGTGGCGCTGGTCGACAGCACGGTCATCGGCCACCTCCCCCACGCCCATCAATTGGGTGCCGTGGCCGTGGGCGCCACGTTGTTCACCTTCATGGTCGGCCTGATGGGCTTCCTGCGCATGGGCTCCACCGGTTTCGCCGCCCAGGCCGCCGGCCGTGGCGATGGCGCGGCGTTGCGCCAGGTGCTGGTGCAAGGGCTGCTGCTGGCGGTTGGTTTCGCGGTGTTGATCGGCCTGCTGGCCATACCGTTCAGCCAGCTTGCACTTCATGCGATGCAACCCAGCGCAGCCTTGCAGCAATCCACCGAAGACTTCTTCCACACCCGCCTGCTGGGCCTGCCTGCAGCGCTGGCCAGTTACGCGCTGGTGGGCTGGTTTCTGGGCACCCAGAACGCGCGGGCCCCGTTGGCCATCCTGCTGACGACCAACCTGCTGAACATTGTCTTGAACCTGTGGTTCGTTCTGGGGCTGGATTGGGGTGTACTGGGTTCGGCGCGGGCATCGGTGATCGCCGAGTGGAGTGCAGCCCTGCTGGGCCTGGCCCTGACCCGCCCGGCCCTGCGGGCCTACCCGGGGCAAGTGGCGTGGGCGGCGCTCAAACGCTGGCAGGCCTGGCGCCCGCTGCTGGCGGTGAACCGCGATATTTTCCTGCGTAGCCTGGCGCTACAACTGGTGTTTCTGCTGATTACCGTACAAGGCGCACGCCTGGGCGAGTCCACGGTAGCGGCCAACGCCCTGCTGCTCAACGGCCTGCTGTTGACCGCCTATGCCCTCGACGGGCTGGCGCACGCGGTGGAAGCACTGTGCGGCCATGCCATTGGCGCCCGTGATCGCGACACCCTGCGCCGCTCGCTGGTGGTGGCCTGTGGCTGGTCGCTGATCACCAGCCTGGGGTTTGCCGGGTTGTTCCTGCTGGGTGGGCACTTGTTCATCGACTTGCAGACCGACATCGACAGTGTGCGGACGGCGGCCTACCCATATTTGCCCTACCTGGCGCTGCTGCCGTTGATTGCAGTGTGGAGTTATCTGCTGGACGGCCTGTTCATTGGCGCGACCCGGGCGCGGGAGATGCGCAATGCGATGTTGGTGTCGGTGCTGATTGCACTGCCGGTGGCGGTGGGCATGAGCGGGTTCGGCAACCATGGGTTGTGGTTGGCGTTTCTCGGGTTCATGGGGTTGCGGGCGGTGACGCTGGGGTGGGTGGGGTGGCGGTTGCAGCAGAAGGGTGAGTGGATCGCGTAA
- a CDS encoding diguanylate cyclase, with the protein MSQAVEPSPQCPTQQVTRSGLRKDDPLDPLLLPLRKPVYILLQDHERAQRLAQQLEFFGLVVQALPSAAAFLASINEYPPSAIIMDVDFTGAGQGLLLAAQVQQGLVLPVPLLFFSHHEADTPTRLAAVRAGGQDFLTGSLEASSLLEKVELLTNATPHDPLRVLIIDDSRTQALHTERVLASAGMVTRSLTDPIRTMAELADFQPDLIILDLYMPACTGPELAKVIRHSDRYVSVPIIYLSAEDDLDKQLDAMSEGGDDFLTKPFRSRHLITTVRNRAARARHLKARMVRDSLTGLYNHTHILQLLEDCSFRARREQQPLSFAMLDIDHFKKINDRHGHPMGDRVIKSLALFLKQRLRKTDFIGRYGGEEFAIVMPNTALDAAHKVLDEIRRRFAEILYPAQPRDLQCTFSAGVVQLDEVLDALTMASAADEALYRAKHAGRNCVVRVEP; encoded by the coding sequence ATGAGCCAAGCAGTTGAGCCGAGCCCGCAGTGCCCCACCCAACAGGTGACGCGTAGCGGCCTGCGCAAGGACGACCCGCTCGACCCGCTGCTGCTGCCCCTGCGCAAGCCGGTGTACATCCTGCTGCAGGACCATGAGCGTGCCCAGCGCCTGGCCCAGCAACTGGAGTTCTTTGGCCTGGTGGTGCAAGCGCTGCCCAGCGCTGCGGCGTTTCTCGCCTCGATCAACGAATACCCGCCTTCGGCCATCATCATGGATGTCGACTTCACCGGTGCCGGCCAAGGCTTGCTGCTGGCCGCCCAGGTGCAGCAGGGGTTGGTGCTACCTGTTCCGCTGCTGTTCTTCAGCCACCACGAAGCCGACACCCCGACCCGCCTTGCCGCCGTACGCGCGGGTGGCCAGGACTTTCTCACCGGCAGCCTTGAAGCTTCCAGCCTGCTGGAAAAGGTCGAACTGCTGACCAACGCCACCCCGCACGACCCGCTGCGCGTGCTGATCATCGATGACTCGCGCACCCAGGCGCTGCACACCGAGCGCGTGCTGGCCAGCGCCGGCATGGTCACCCGCAGCCTGACCGACCCCATCCGCACCATGGCCGAGCTTGCCGACTTCCAGCCCGACCTGATCATCCTCGACCTGTACATGCCTGCCTGCACCGGCCCGGAACTGGCCAAGGTGATCCGCCACAGCGACCGCTATGTGAGCGTGCCGATCATCTACCTGTCTGCCGAAGACGACCTGGACAAGCAGCTGGATGCGATGAGCGAAGGCGGTGATGATTTTTTGACCAAGCCGTTTCGCTCACGCCACCTGATCACCACCGTGCGCAACCGCGCCGCCCGCGCCCGGCACCTGAAGGCGCGCATGGTGCGCGACAGCCTGACCGGGCTGTACAACCACACCCACATCCTGCAACTGCTGGAAGACTGCAGCTTCCGCGCCCGCCGCGAACAGCAGCCGTTGAGCTTTGCCATGCTCGACATCGACCATTTCAAGAAGATCAACGACCGCCACGGCCACCCCATGGGCGACCGGGTGATCAAGAGCCTTGCGCTGTTCCTCAAGCAACGCTTGCGCAAGACTGATTTCATTGGCCGTTATGGGGGTGAAGAGTTCGCCATCGTCATGCCCAATACTGCGCTGGACGCAGCGCACAAGGTGCTGGACGAAATTCGCCGGCGCTTTGCAGAAATTCTCTACCCGGCGCAACCGCGGGATTTGCAGTGCACTTTCAGTGCCGGGGTGGTGCAGCTGGATGAGGTGCTGGATGCATTGACTATGGCCAGTGCGGCGGACGAGGCGCTGTACCGTGCCAAGCATGCCGGGCGTAATTGCGTAGTGCGTGTAGAGCCCTGA
- a CDS encoding NUDIX hydrolase: MAISPNEAAHRAASDRELVSWVDEADQVLGALPRAELRERGLIGRCTFILLFNSAGELCVHRRTLSKALYPGYWDVAAGGMVTAGEGYADSAARELAEELGIEGVELRFHERFYFDQPDNRLWCAVYSAVSDAPLRLQPEEVIEARFIGLEQAEQESLSKPYCPDSLAALQRYKVSQG, translated from the coding sequence ATGGCCATCAGCCCGAACGAGGCCGCCCACCGGGCGGCCTCCGACCGCGAACTGGTCAGCTGGGTGGACGAGGCCGATCAGGTACTGGGGGCATTGCCCCGCGCAGAGTTGCGCGAGCGTGGCCTGATCGGCCGTTGCACCTTCATCCTGCTGTTCAACAGCGCCGGTGAGTTGTGTGTGCACCGGCGAACCCTGAGCAAGGCGCTGTACCCGGGGTACTGGGATGTGGCAGCGGGTGGCATGGTGACGGCCGGGGAGGGTTACGCTGACTCGGCGGCGCGTGAGCTGGCCGAGGAACTGGGAATTGAAGGGGTTGAGTTACGCTTTCACGAACGGTTCTATTTCGACCAGCCCGACAACCGGTTGTGGTGTGCGGTGTATTCAGCGGTGTCCGATGCGCCGTTGCGCTTGCAGCCGGAAGAGGTGATCGAGGCGCGGTTCATTGGCTTGGAGCAGGCTGAGCAAGAGAGCCTGAGCAAACCGTATTGCCCGGACTCATTGGCGGCATTGCAGCGCTATAAAGTCAGCCAGGGATAG
- a CDS encoding REP-associated tyrosine transposase, with protein sequence MDLHGNHRLRQGRFSEPGRLYLLTTITRDRLPLFRNLLFARTVIQQLRLSDHEGGCRSLAWVLMPDHLHWLIELGPTSLGNLMCAFKSRSSCALYRKGLDRRHIWQPGFYDRALRKEEDVKAAARYIIANPIRAGLVRRAGEYPHWDCVWL encoded by the coding sequence ATGGATCTTCACGGCAATCACCGCTTGCGCCAAGGGCGCTTCTCGGAGCCAGGCAGGCTCTACCTGCTAACCACCATCACGCGCGATCGCCTTCCGTTGTTCAGGAACCTCTTGTTTGCGCGGACGGTAATCCAGCAGTTGCGCCTTAGTGATCATGAAGGGGGCTGCCGCTCTCTGGCTTGGGTCTTGATGCCGGATCATCTGCATTGGCTGATCGAACTGGGGCCAACCAGCTTGGGCAATCTCATGTGTGCCTTCAAGTCGCGAAGCAGCTGCGCGCTTTACCGTAAAGGCTTGGATCGCCGGCACATCTGGCAACCTGGCTTTTATGATCGGGCATTGCGCAAGGAAGAAGATGTAAAGGCCGCTGCCCGCTACATCATCGCCAACCCGATTCGGGCTGGCCTGGTCCGGCGAGCGGGCGAGTATCCGCATTGGGATTGTGTGTGGCTATGA
- the speA gene encoding arginine decarboxylase has protein sequence MSVRRTRKDDGSQWTVADSRSVYGIRHWGAGYFAINEAGRVEVRPNGPDSAPIDLYEQVDELRQSGLSLPLLVRFPDILQDRVRQLTGAFDANIARLEYQSQYTALYPIKVNQQEAVVENIIATQNVSIGLEAGSKPELLAVLALAPKGGTIVCNGYKDREFIRLALMGQKLGHNVFIVIEKESEVALVIDEAAELKVKPQVGLRVRLSSLASSKWADTGGEKSKFGLSAAQLISVVQRFRDAGLDQGIRLLHFHMGSQIANLADYQHGFKEAIRYYGELRALGLPVDHIDVGGGLGVDYDGTHSRNASSINYDMDDYAGVVVGMLKEFCDAQGLPHPHIFSESGRSLTAHHAMLVIQVTDVEKHNDDVPTIENKEALPETVQWLADLLGPTDIEMVTETYWRATHYMGDVAAQYADGKISLSEKALAEQCYFAVCRRLHNSLKARQRSHRQVLDELNDKLADKYICNFSVFQSLPDTWAIGQVLPIIPLHRLDEEPLRRAVLQDLTCDSDGKINQYVDEQSIETSMPVHALKDGEDYLLGVFLVGAYQEILGDMHNLFGDTDSVNIYQNADGSVYHAGIETHDTIEDMLRYVHLSPEELMTHYRDKVASAKITARERTQYLDALRLGLTRSSYLSS, from the coding sequence ATGTCCGTACGACGCACACGCAAAGACGATGGTAGCCAGTGGACCGTGGCCGACAGCCGCAGTGTTTATGGCATCCGCCATTGGGGCGCTGGTTATTTCGCCATCAATGAAGCCGGGCGCGTCGAAGTGCGCCCCAACGGGCCCGACAGCGCGCCGATCGACCTGTACGAGCAGGTTGACGAATTGCGCCAGAGCGGCCTGTCGCTGCCCTTGCTGGTGCGCTTCCCCGACATTCTGCAGGACCGCGTACGCCAGCTGACCGGTGCGTTCGATGCCAATATCGCGCGCCTGGAGTACCAGAGCCAGTACACCGCGCTGTACCCGATCAAGGTCAACCAGCAAGAAGCGGTGGTGGAAAACATCATCGCCACGCAAAACGTTTCCATCGGCCTTGAAGCCGGCTCCAAGCCCGAGCTGCTGGCTGTGCTGGCGCTGGCGCCGAAGGGCGGTACCATCGTCTGCAACGGCTACAAGGACCGTGAGTTCATTCGCCTGGCGCTGATGGGCCAGAAGCTTGGCCACAACGTGTTCATCGTCATCGAGAAAGAGTCGGAAGTGGCTCTGGTGATCGACGAGGCCGCCGAGCTCAAGGTAAAACCGCAGGTCGGCCTGCGCGTGCGCCTGTCGTCGCTGGCCTCCAGCAAATGGGCCGACACCGGTGGTGAGAAGTCCAAGTTCGGGTTGTCTGCTGCCCAGCTGATCTCGGTGGTGCAGCGCTTCCGCGATGCCGGCCTGGACCAGGGCATCCGCCTGCTGCACTTCCACATGGGCTCGCAGATCGCCAACCTGGCCGACTACCAGCACGGTTTCAAGGAAGCCATCCGTTACTACGGCGAACTGCGTGCGCTGGGCCTGCCGGTCGACCACATCGACGTTGGCGGTGGCCTGGGCGTGGACTACGACGGCACCCACTCGCGCAATGCCAGCTCGATCAACTACGACATGGATGACTACGCCGGCGTGGTGGTGGGCATGCTCAAGGAGTTCTGCGACGCGCAGGGCCTGCCGCACCCGCACATCTTCTCCGAGAGTGGCCGCTCGCTGACCGCGCACCACGCCATGCTGGTGATCCAGGTCACCGACGTCGAGAAGCACAACGACGACGTGCCGACCATCGAGAACAAGGAAGCCCTGCCCGAGACCGTGCAGTGGCTGGCCGACCTGCTTGGCCCGACCGACATCGAGATGGTGACCGAGACTTACTGGCGCGCCACCCACTACATGGGTGACGTGGCCGCGCAGTACGCCGATGGCAAGATCAGCCTGAGCGAGAAGGCCTTGGCCGAGCAGTGCTACTTTGCCGTGTGCCGCCGCCTGCATAACTCGCTGAAAGCCCGCCAGCGCTCGCACCGCCAGGTGCTGGACGAGCTGAACGACAAGCTGGCCGACAAGTACATCTGCAACTTCTCGGTGTTCCAGAGCCTTCCGGACACCTGGGCCATTGGCCAGGTGCTGCCGATCATCCCGTTGCACCGCCTGGACGAAGAGCCGCTGCGCCGCGCCGTACTGCAGGACCTGACCTGCGACTCGGACGGCAAGATCAACCAGTACGTCGACGAGCAGAGCATCGAAACCAGCATGCCGGTGCATGCGCTGAAGGACGGCGAGGACTATCTGCTGGGCGTGTTCCTGGTCGGTGCCTACCAGGAAATCCTGGGTGACATGCACAACCTGTTCGGTGACACCGACTCGGTGAACATCTACCAGAACGCCGACGGCAGCGTGTACCACGCCGGCATCGAGACCCACGACACCATCGAAGACATGCTGCGCTACGTGCACCTGTCGCCGGAGGAGTTGATGACCCACTACCGCGACAAGGTCGCCAGCGCCAAGATCACTGCGCGCGAGCGCACGCAGTACCTGGATGCCTTGCGCCTTGGGCTGACCCGGTCTTCGTACCTGTCGTCGTAA
- a CDS encoding DUF2333 family protein, with amino-acid sequence MLDWKNREAKAEPRERVDGRGAAARSYLGGLWSRALGTLIGLYLLVCIGLGWYWSQEPELFPVQQNAQSAAERGGQQMVVGYTTIETLKTVAGTLLNKPGGYISNDRFPPGLWMDNMPSWEYGVLVQVRDLSRALRKDFARSQSQSTEDADLAKAEPRFNFDNKSWILPSSESEFEEGIKSLSRYQTRLAAGDKGAIFYTRADNLNNWLGDVATRLGSLSQRLSASVGRVKLNTTLKTESVVAGQAPQVDEELVETPWLQIDNVFYEARGQAWALSHLLRAIEVDFADVLAKKNATVSVRQIIRELEASQEPLWSPMVLNGSGFGMWANHSLVMANYISRANAAVIDLRQLLSQG; translated from the coding sequence ATGCTGGACTGGAAAAACCGCGAGGCCAAAGCCGAGCCCCGTGAGCGTGTCGACGGCCGCGGCGCTGCCGCCCGTAGCTACCTTGGCGGCCTGTGGAGCCGTGCCCTGGGGACCCTGATCGGGTTATACCTGCTGGTGTGCATCGGCCTGGGCTGGTACTGGAGCCAGGAGCCGGAGCTGTTCCCGGTACAGCAGAATGCCCAGTCTGCCGCTGAGCGCGGCGGCCAGCAGATGGTGGTGGGCTACACCACCATCGAGACCCTCAAGACTGTGGCCGGCACCTTGCTGAACAAGCCGGGTGGCTACATTTCCAACGACCGCTTCCCGCCAGGGCTGTGGATGGACAACATGCCGAGCTGGGAATACGGCGTGCTGGTCCAGGTACGCGACCTGTCCCGCGCCTTGCGCAAGGATTTCGCCCGCTCGCAGTCGCAGTCCACCGAAGACGCCGACCTGGCCAAGGCCGAGCCGCGCTTCAACTTCGACAACAAGAGCTGGATCCTGCCATCGAGCGAGTCGGAGTTCGAAGAGGGCATCAAGTCGCTGAGCCGTTACCAGACCCGTCTGGCTGCCGGTGACAAGGGCGCGATTTTCTACACCCGTGCCGACAACCTGAACAACTGGCTGGGTGACGTGGCCACTCGCCTGGGCTCGCTGTCGCAGCGCCTGTCGGCCAGCGTTGGCCGGGTCAAGCTCAACACTACCCTGAAAACCGAGTCGGTCGTTGCCGGGCAGGCGCCGCAGGTGGACGAGGAGCTGGTGGAAACCCCATGGCTGCAGATCGACAACGTGTTCTACGAAGCCCGCGGCCAGGCCTGGGCGTTGTCGCACCTGCTGCGCGCCATCGAGGTGGATTTCGCCGACGTGCTGGCGAAGAAGAATGCCACGGTCAGCGTGCGCCAGATCATCCGTGAACTGGAGGCCTCGCAAGAGCCGCTGTGGAGCCCGATGGTGCTCAACGGCAGTGGCTTCGGCATGTGGGCCAACCATTCGCTGGTCATGGCCAACTACATTTCGCGGGCCAACGCTGCCGTGATCGACCTGCGTCAGTTGCTGTCGCAGGGTTGA
- a CDS encoding translation initiation factor Sui1, which yields MAKKASSFSALGGLVYSTDAGRHCPDCGQPVDACSCKQQIIPEGDGIARVRRESKGRGGKTVTTVTGVPLPPDQLKDLATTLKRRCGTGGALKDGVIEIQGDHVELLIGELTKQGFKAKKSGG from the coding sequence GTGGCCAAGAAAGCTTCTTCCTTTTCCGCCCTTGGCGGTCTCGTTTACTCCACCGACGCTGGTCGGCACTGCCCCGACTGTGGCCAGCCGGTGGATGCCTGCAGCTGCAAGCAGCAAATCATCCCCGAGGGCGACGGCATTGCCCGTGTGCGCCGTGAGAGCAAAGGCCGTGGTGGCAAGACCGTGACTACCGTCACCGGGGTGCCCCTGCCGCCCGACCAGCTCAAAGACCTGGCGACCACGCTCAAGCGCCGCTGTGGTACTGGCGGCGCCCTGAAGGACGGGGTTATCGAGATCCAGGGCGACCATGTCGAGCTGTTGATCGGCGAGCTGACCAAACAGGGTTTCAAGGCGAAAAAGTCCGGCGGCTGA